Proteins encoded together in one Falco peregrinus isolate bFalPer1 chromosome 2, bFalPer1.pri, whole genome shotgun sequence window:
- the ACOX1 gene encoding peroxisomal acyl-coenzyme A oxidase 1 isoform X3, producing MAAPGPWSQDHWHLRSNRSGTCFVHRGRPEPLDLHLGMFLPTLLTQATPEQQDRFFMPAWNLEIIGTYAQTEMGHGTHLRGLETTATYDPATQEFILNSPTVTSIKWWPGGLGKTSNHAIVLAQLYTQGQCKGLHAFIVPIRQLGTHEPLPGITVGDIGPKFGYDEMDNGYLKMDNFRIPRENMLMKYAQVEPDGTYVKPLSDKLTYGTMVFIRSLIVGDSARSLSRACTIAIRYSAVRHQSELKAGEPEPQILDYQTQQYKLFPLLATAYAFHFVGAYIKDTYHRISGDINEGDLSELPELHALTAGLKAFTSWTANAGIEECRMACGGHGYSRCSGIPDIYVTFTPSCTYEGENTVMMLQTARFLVKSYTQVSSGQRVAGMVSYLNDLSRQRIQPQHVAARAVTVRINDPVSLVEAYKARAARLVEAAAKNLQAELNHRKSKEDAWNRTSVDLVRASEAHCHYVIVKLFTAKLAEISNAAVRAVLTELCLLYALYGISKNTGDFLQAGILTDTQITQVNQRVKELLAIIRPNAVALVDSFDFHDVHLGSVLGRYDGNVYENMFEWAKKSPLNKTEVHESFHKHLKPMQAKL from the exons CTTTGTTCATCGTGGACGGCCTGAACCTCTGGACCTTCATCTGGGCATGTTCCTCCCCACACTTCTCACCCAGGCAaccccagagcagcaggatCGCTTCTTCATGCCTGCCTGGAACCTGGAGATCATTGGCACTTATGCCCAGACTGAAATGGGCCATG gaACTCATCTTCGGGGTCTAGAAACTACAGCTACTTATGACCCTGCTACCCAGGAATTCATCCTCAACAGCCCCACTGTGACCTCCATTAAGTGGTGGCCAGGTGGAC TTGGAAAGACGTCGAACCATGCCATTGTTCTGGCTCAGCTCTACACTCAGGGCCAGTGCAAAGGGCTGCATGCCTTCATTGTTCCCATACGGCAGCTGGGCACCCATGAACCTTTGCCAG GTATTACAGTGGGTGACATTGGGCCAAAATTTGGTTATGATGAAATGGATAATGGCTACCTGAAAATGGACAACTTCAGAATTCCTCGGGAAAACATGCTGATGAAATATGCCCAG gtTGAACCAGATGGCACCTATGTGAAACCACTGAGTGACAAGCTAACCTATGGGACCATGGTGTTCATCCGATCTCTCATTGTAGGCGATTCAGCTCGCTCCCTGTCCCGGGCTTGCACCATTGCCATCCGCTATAGTGCAGTGAGACACCAGTCTGAGCTAAAGGCAGG gGAACCAGAACCCCAGATCCTGGATTATCAGACCCAACAATACAAACTCTTTCCCCTCCTGGCAACAGcatatgcttttcattttgtggGAGCCTACATAAAAGACACCTATCATCGGATTAGTGGAGACATCAATGAAGGGGATCTGAGTGAGCTGCCAGAG CTCCATGCGCTGACAGCAGGGCTGAAGGCGTTCACTTCCTGGACTGCCAATGCTGGCATCGAGGAGTGTCGGATGGCGTGTGGTGGGCACGGCTACTCTCGCTGCAGCGGCATTCCTGACATCTATGTCACATTCACCCCGTCTTGCACCTACGAGGGAGAAAACACAGTGATGATGCTGCAGACAGCTAG ATTCCTTGTCAAAAGCTACACCCAGGTTAGCTCTGGGCAGCGGGTTGCTGGCATGGTGTCCTACCTTAACGATCTCTCCAGGCAACGCATTCAGCCACAGCACGTGGCTGCTAGGGCTGTGACAGTACGGATCAACGATCCAGTCAGCTTGGTGGAGGCCTACAAAGCACGTGCTGCCCG GCTTGTAGAAGCTGCAGCAAAGAATTTGCAAGCTGAACTGAACCACAGGAAGAGCAAGGAGGATGCCTGGAACAGAACTTCTGTTGACCTTGTGCGAGCATCTGAG GCACACTGCCACTACGTGATAGTGAAGCTTTTCACAGCAAAGCTGGCTGAGATCAGTAATGCAGCTGTCCGTGCTGTCCTGACCGAGCTGTGTCTCCTGTATGCACTGTACGGGATCAGTAAGAACACAGGGGATTTCTTGCAG GCGGGTATCTTGACCGATACCCAAATTACTCAAGTGAACCAGCGTGTGAAAGAGCTCTTGGCTATAATCCGTCCCAATGCAGTAGCACTGGTAGACTCCTTTGACTTTCATGATGTTCATCTTGGATCTGTGCTTGGCCGGTATGATGGGAATGTCTACGAGAACATGTTTGAGTGGGCAAAGAAATCCCCACTTAACAAAACAGAG GTTCATGAGTCTTTCCACAAACACCTGAAGCCGATGCAAGCCAAGCTGTGA